One Danio rerio strain Tuebingen ecotype United States chromosome 9, GRCz12tu, whole genome shotgun sequence genomic region harbors:
- the cxcr4b gene encoding C-X-C chemokine receptor type 4b: MEFYDSIILDNSSDSGSGDYDGEELCDLSVSNDFQKIFLPTVYGIIFVLGIIGNGLVVLVMGFQKKSKNMTDKYRLHLSIADLLFVLTLPFWAVDAVSGWHFGGFLCVTVNMIYTLNLYSSVLILAFISLDRYLAVVRATNSQNLRKLLAGRVIYIGVWLPATFFTIPDLVFAKIHNSSMGTICELTYPQEANVIWKAVFRFQHIIIGFLLPGLIILTCYCIIISKLSKNSKGQTLKRKALKTTVILILCFFICWLPYCAGILVDALTMLNVISHSCFLEQGLEKWIFFTEALAYFHCCLNPILYAFLGVRFSKSARNALSISSRSSHKMLTKKRGPISSVSTESESSSALTS, from the exons ATGGAATTTTACGAT AGCATCATTTTAGACAACAGCTCTGACTCCGGTTCTGGGGACTATGATGGAGAAGAACTTTGCGACCTCTCAGTCAGCAATGACTTCCAGAAGATCTTCCTCCCTACAGTATACGGGATTATATTTGTCCTAGGAATCATTGGCAATGGACTTGTGGTGCTTGTGATGGGCTTCCAGAAGAAGTCAAAGAACATGACAGACAAATACAGATTGCACCTTTCAATCGCAGACCTCCTGTTTGTCCTCACCCTGCCATTTTGGGCGGTCGATGCAGTCAGCGGGTGGCATTTTGGGGGATTTCTGTGCGTCACAGTCAACATGATCTACACTCTGAATTTGTACAGCAGCGTGCTCATCCTGGCATTCATCAGCCTGGACCGCTATCTTGCAGTAGTACGTGCCACAAACAGCCAAAACTTAAGGAAATTGCTTGCGGGAAGGGTGATCTACATTGGAGTTTGGCTTCCAGCGACTTTTTTCACCATTCCTGATCTGGTGTTTGCAAAAATCCACAATTCGAGCATGGGTACCATCTGCGAGCTTACTTACCCGCAGGAGGCCAATGTCATTTGGAAAGCAGTTTTCCGCTTCCAGCACATCATCATTGGCTTTTTGCTGCCTGGTTTGATCATTTTGACCTGTTACTGTATCATCATCTCAAAACTGTCCAAGAACTCCAAGGGTCAGACTCTAAAGAGGAAGGCACTGAAGACCACCGTCATCCTCATCCTCTGCTTCTTCATCTGCTGGTTGCCTTACTGTGCCGGCATCCTGGTGGACGCTTTGACTATGCTGAACGTCATATCTCACAGCTGTTTCCTGGAACAGGGTCTGGAGAAATGGATCTTCTTTACGGAGGCGCTGGCATATTTCCACTGCTGTCTCAACCCTATCCTTTATGCTTTCCTAGGCGTCAGGTTCAGTAAATCTGCCCGTAATGCTCTGAGCATCAGCAGTAGATCCAGTCACAAGATGCTGACCAAGAAAAGGGGGCCTATATCATCTGTATCTACTGAATCAGAGTCGTCCAGTGCACTGACGAGTTAG